A single window of Dehalococcoidales bacterium DNA harbors:
- a CDS encoding 2Fe-2S iron-sulfur cluster-binding protein encodes MVTLTIDGKVIEAEEGTMVLDVATAHNIHIPALCAHESVSPYGACRLCLVEVKTSSGRERLVTSCLYPVEEGLEVKTSTERVRRNRQTIIDLLLARCPESEVIQDMARQLGVEKTSYPQEDHGSCILCALCVRACEEVVGVSAISLVNRGVEREMAIPFYDDSNACIGCGSCAYICPTGAIKMEDSGDTRTITMPGNVIEFKLAKCSVCGDYFAPEKQLEYMARKASLEPDFFDRCINCRD; translated from the coding sequence ATGGTGACATTGACGATTGACGGCAAGGTCATTGAAGCTGAAGAAGGAACGATGGTGCTTGATGTTGCCACTGCGCATAATATCCATATTCCCGCCCTCTGTGCTCACGAGTCCGTCAGTCCCTATGGAGCCTGCCGACTCTGCCTCGTCGAGGTAAAGACCAGTAGCGGAAGAGAGAGACTGGTTACTTCCTGCCTGTATCCGGTAGAAGAAGGCCTGGAAGTGAAAACGAGTACCGAAAGAGTCCGGCGTAACCGGCAGACGATAATCGACCTTTTACTCGCTCGCTGTCCGGAGTCGGAGGTCATTCAGGACATGGCCCGGCAGCTTGGTGTCGAGAAAACTTCCTATCCGCAGGAAGACCATGGTAGCTGTATCCTCTGTGCTCTCTGTGTCCGGGCCTGCGAGGAAGTAGTCGGGGTATCGGCCATCAGTCTGGTCAACCGGGGTGTTGAACGTGAGATGGCGATTCCTTTCTATGATGATTCCAATGCCTGCATTGGATGTGGCTCCTGTGCCTATATCTGTCCCACCGGGGCAATTAAAATGGAGGATTCCGGCGATACCCGGACTATAACCATGCCCGGCAATGTGATAGAATTCAAGCTGGCGAAGTGCAGTGTCTGCGGCGACTACTTTGCTCCCGAGAAGCAGCTTGAATACATGGCCCGGAAAGCAAGCCTGGAGCCGGACTTCTTCGACCGCTGTATTAACTGCCGGGACTAG
- a CDS encoding NADH-quinone oxidoreductase subunit NuoF, with protein MNRLSSPQELEALRESIVRNRDTSRRCLTICGGTGCLALGAEDLIAAFRSEVESRGLNSGVDIRVTGCPGFCERGPLVVIEPENILYQRVRPKDVAEIVSETIVSGKIIDRLLYVDPNTGQQAVHESEVPFYKKQLRLLLADNSRIDPNNVNDYIALGGYSALVKAIFKMSPVEVLEEVRKANLRGRGGGGFATARKWQTTRDAEGEPKYVICNCDEGDPGAFMDRSLMEGNPHSAIEGMLIGAYAIGSNEGFIYVRNEYPLAVLHAGTAIRQAEECGLLGDNIFGSGFSCRISINRGGGAFVCGESTALMASLEGKVGEPRAKYIHTSEKGLWEKPTNLNNVETWANVPLIINKGADWYRQIGTENSKGTKIFSLVGKVNNTGLVEVPMGMTLREIVMDIGGGVPKGKKLKAIQTGGPSGGCIPESMLGIPVDFDELDKVGSMMGSGGMIVMDETNCMVDIARYFISFLEGESCGKCVPCREGLKRMREILTGITEGRGEEEDIERLEHLSETLTDSALCGLGQTAPNPVLTSIRYFRDEYQAHIRDKRCPAGVCKALITYSISDKCPGCGLCIKTCPQGAITLVEKKKPVLLDQEKCIKCGACYDVCRLDSVIVK; from the coding sequence TTGAACAGGCTAAGTTCCCCACAGGAGTTGGAGGCACTGAGAGAGTCGATAGTGCGGAACCGGGACACCAGCCGGCGGTGCCTGACCATCTGCGGCGGTACGGGCTGCCTTGCCCTGGGGGCCGAGGACCTCATCGCTGCCTTCAGGAGTGAAGTGGAGTCGCGGGGGTTGAACTCCGGGGTAGATATCAGGGTCACAGGGTGCCCGGGCTTCTGTGAGAGAGGGCCGCTGGTTGTTATCGAACCGGAAAATATCCTCTATCAGCGCGTCAGGCCGAAGGACGTGGCCGAGATAGTCTCGGAGACCATTGTCAGCGGCAAGATTATTGACCGGCTGCTATATGTCGACCCGAACACCGGGCAGCAAGCGGTTCACGAGAGCGAAGTCCCGTTCTACAAGAAACAGCTGCGACTTCTGCTGGCGGACAACTCCAGGATTGACCCCAACAACGTCAATGATTACATCGCGTTGGGCGGTTACTCTGCCTTGGTCAAAGCCATCTTTAAGATGTCTCCGGTCGAGGTGCTCGAGGAAGTCAGGAAAGCAAACCTGCGCGGGCGCGGTGGTGGCGGCTTCGCTACCGCAAGGAAATGGCAGACCACCCGTGACGCTGAGGGGGAGCCGAAGTACGTCATCTGCAACTGTGATGAGGGCGACCCCGGTGCATTCATGGACCGGAGTCTCATGGAAGGTAATCCCCATTCCGCCATTGAAGGTATGCTAATCGGTGCCTATGCCATCGGGTCGAACGAGGGATTCATCTACGTACGCAATGAGTACCCGCTGGCCGTGCTGCATGCCGGGACCGCCATCCGGCAGGCGGAGGAATGCGGGCTTCTGGGCGATAACATCTTCGGCTCCGGCTTCAGTTGTCGCATCAGCATCAACCGTGGCGGCGGTGCCTTTGTCTGCGGTGAATCAACGGCCCTGATGGCCTCGCTTGAAGGTAAAGTCGGTGAGCCTCGGGCAAAATATATTCATACCTCGGAGAAGGGACTCTGGGAAAAGCCGACCAATCTCAATAACGTCGAAACATGGGCAAACGTGCCCCTGATTATTAATAAGGGCGCTGACTGGTACCGGCAGATTGGCACCGAAAACAGTAAAGGTACCAAGATATTCTCACTGGTGGGTAAGGTCAACAATACCGGCCTGGTGGAAGTGCCCATGGGCATGACACTGCGCGAGATTGTCATGGACATTGGCGGCGGTGTTCCCAAAGGGAAGAAGCTCAAGGCCATTCAGACCGGTGGCCCTTCCGGCGGCTGCATCCCGGAAAGTATGCTCGGTATTCCCGTCGATTTCGACGAACTGGACAAGGTCGGCTCGATGATGGGCTCCGGCGGGATGATTGTCATGGACGAGACCAACTGCATGGTAGATATCGCCAGGTACTTCATCTCCTTCCTTGAAGGCGAGTCCTGCGGTAAGTGCGTACCCTGCCGCGAAGGCCTCAAGAGGATGCGTGAGATACTGACCGGCATTACCGAGGGCAGGGGAGAAGAGGAGGACATCGAGCGACTGGAACATCTATCGGAGACGCTCACGGATAGCGCCCTCTGCGGACTGGGCCAAACTGCTCCCAACCCGGTACTAACGTCGATACGCTACTTCCGGGACGAGTATCAGGCCCATATCAGGGATAAGCGCTGTCCTGCGGGTGTATGCAAAGCACTGATAACCTACTCTATTTCCGACAAATGCCCCGGGTGCGGTCTTTGCATCAAGACCTGCCCCCAGGGAGCGATAACGCTGGTTGAAAAGAAGAAGCCGGTGCTCCTCGACCAGGAGAAATGCATCAAGTGCGGCGCCTGCTATGACGTCTGCCGCCTGGACTCCGTAATAGTAAAGTGA